Proteins found in one Litorihabitans aurantiacus genomic segment:
- a CDS encoding amidohydrolase, whose protein sequence is MPTPARAVLDRLDTVLAEHGERLRDLRREIHRHPEIAWTEHRTSALVRTELERAGLTPRRVGATGVVCDIPASSAGHDPARRLIGLRADLDALPIPEETGLPWASQVPGLSHACGHDVHTASVLGAGLALADLAARGELPVGVRLVFQPAEEVQPGGADAFLEQGVLEGVEQMYALHCDPKIEVGTIGSRIGSITSASDPIRVTLRSHGGHTSRPHMTGDVVYALGQVIAQASGVLGRRMDPRAGVNLTWGSVQAGSASNAIPTSGTLLGTLRVLDVAAWERAGDVLDRAIEQIVAPYGVEVEVDHVRGVPPTVNEEGCVAHIEEAARDVVGEDGVHLTEQSLGGEDFGWYLRRVPGAMVRLGVRSPGAPMTDLHRADLVVDERAVGIGAGVLARTALVAGLAPAPTVRP, encoded by the coding sequence GTGCCCACCCCCGCCCGCGCCGTCCTCGACCGTCTCGACACCGTCCTGGCCGAGCACGGCGAACGCCTGCGCGACCTCCGCCGCGAGATCCACCGCCACCCCGAGATCGCCTGGACCGAGCACCGCACGAGCGCGCTCGTGCGCACCGAGCTGGAGCGGGCGGGGCTGACCCCGCGCCGCGTGGGCGCGACCGGTGTGGTGTGCGACATCCCCGCCTCGTCCGCCGGGCACGACCCCGCGCGGCGCCTGATCGGCCTGCGCGCCGACCTCGACGCGCTCCCGATCCCCGAGGAGACCGGCCTGCCGTGGGCCTCGCAGGTCCCGGGCCTGTCCCACGCGTGCGGGCACGACGTGCACACGGCGAGCGTGCTGGGAGCCGGCCTGGCGCTGGCGGACCTCGCGGCCCGCGGCGAGCTGCCGGTCGGCGTGCGGCTCGTGTTCCAGCCCGCCGAGGAGGTCCAGCCCGGCGGCGCCGACGCGTTCCTGGAGCAGGGCGTGCTCGAGGGTGTGGAGCAGATGTACGCGCTGCACTGCGACCCCAAGATCGAGGTCGGGACGATCGGTTCGCGCATCGGGTCCATCACGTCGGCCTCCGACCCGATTCGCGTCACCCTGCGCTCGCACGGCGGGCACACCTCCCGCCCGCACATGACCGGCGACGTCGTGTACGCGCTCGGTCAGGTGATCGCGCAGGCCTCCGGCGTGCTCGGGCGGCGCATGGACCCGCGCGCCGGCGTCAACCTCACCTGGGGCTCCGTGCAGGCGGGCAGCGCCTCCAACGCGATCCCGACCTCCGGCACGCTGCTGGGCACGCTGCGGGTGCTCGACGTCGCGGCGTGGGAGCGCGCCGGTGACGTGCTCGACCGTGCGATCGAGCAGATCGTGGCGCCCTACGGCGTCGAGGTCGAGGTCGACCACGTGCGCGGTGTGCCGCCGACGGTCAACGAGGAGGGCTGCGTCGCGCACATCGAGGAGGCGGCGCGCGACGTCGTGGGGGAGGACGGCGTGCACCTCACCGAGCAGTCGCTCGGCGGCGAGGACTTCGGCTGGTACCTGCGCCGCGTGCCCGGGGCCATGGTCCGCCTGGGCGTGCGTTCCCCGGGTGCGCCGATGACCGACCTGCACCGCGCCGACCTCGTCGTCGACGAGCGTGCGGTGGGGATCGGCGCGGGCGTGCTCGCCCGGACCGCGCTCGTCGCGGGGCTGGCGCCGGCCCCGACCGTCCGGCCGTAG
- a CDS encoding cytidine deaminase encodes MSAPVDQPTEHEVDWEALRAAAREVMGRAYVPYSRYPVGAAALVEDGRVVVGCNVENAAYGVTLCAECSLVSALVVGGGGRLVAFTCVDSRGETLAPCGRCRQLLWEHGGPDLLVDTAWAGVVPMSQVLPGAFGPDDLAVGQRPAAGASGQSGQSS; translated from the coding sequence GTGAGCGCGCCCGTGGATCAGCCGACGGAGCACGAGGTCGACTGGGAGGCGCTGCGCGCAGCCGCGCGCGAGGTCATGGGGCGCGCCTACGTCCCCTACTCGCGCTACCCCGTGGGCGCCGCCGCGCTGGTCGAGGACGGCCGCGTCGTCGTCGGCTGCAACGTGGAGAACGCCGCGTACGGCGTGACGCTCTGCGCGGAGTGCTCGCTCGTGTCCGCGCTGGTGGTGGGCGGCGGCGGTCGCCTCGTGGCCTTCACGTGCGTCGACTCGCGCGGGGAGACGCTCGCGCCGTGCGGGCGGTGCCGCCAGCTCCTGTGGGAGCACGGCGGACCGGACCTGCTGGTGGACACCGCGTGGGCCGGCGTCGTGCCGATGTCGCAGGTGCTGCCCGGGGCGTTCGGCCCCGACGACCTCGCAGTGGGGCAGCGACCGGCGGCGGGCGCGTCCGGCCAGTCCGGCCAGTCCTCCTGA
- a CDS encoding ABC transporter permease has protein sequence MSSVVIESATPATAAPGIAPKEVRRTAWVLVAVAALAVLLAVLTPSGDSQIRISTSADALQIPVMTIPGRVGAVVLTILVAALAGYGFSLAQRSRAIPTWVVTTAGALAFVVLLLMLSAGKDQVVPVAGLLAGALFLATPLVFGALSGVLCERVGIVNIAIEGQLLAGAFAAAVVASMAGSSYAGLIAAPIAGVGVGALLAFFSIRYQVNQIIVGVVLNVLVVGLTSFLFSTVLADNPNLNGRLGLPVLPIPLLSEIPVLGPVLFRQNVLVYLMYAIVIVLQVMIFRSRWGLRLRAVGEHPKAADTVGIDVNRTRWRNTLLGGAVAGLGGAFFTVASGLAFGKDMTAGNGFIALAAMILGRWSPKGAVVAALLFGLSKQLGLFIQQLQVPIPPQFLLMLPYVVTILAVAGFAGRVRAPAAEGVPYVK, from the coding sequence ATGAGCAGCGTCGTCATCGAGAGCGCGACCCCCGCCACCGCGGCGCCCGGCATCGCCCCCAAGGAGGTGCGGCGCACCGCCTGGGTGCTGGTGGCCGTCGCGGCCCTCGCCGTCCTCCTGGCCGTGCTGACGCCGTCGGGCGACAGCCAGATCCGCATCTCCACCTCGGCCGACGCGCTGCAGATCCCCGTGATGACCATCCCGGGGCGGGTCGGCGCGGTCGTCCTGACGATCCTGGTCGCGGCGCTCGCGGGCTACGGGTTCTCGCTGGCGCAGCGCTCGCGCGCGATCCCGACCTGGGTGGTCACGACCGCCGGGGCGCTCGCCTTCGTCGTCCTCCTGCTGATGCTGAGCGCGGGCAAGGACCAGGTCGTGCCCGTCGCCGGTCTGCTGGCCGGTGCGCTGTTCCTCGCGACCCCGCTCGTGTTCGGTGCGCTCTCGGGCGTCCTGTGCGAGCGGGTCGGCATCGTGAACATCGCCATCGAGGGGCAGCTGCTGGCGGGGGCGTTCGCGGCCGCCGTCGTCGCGTCGATGGCCGGGAGCTCGTACGCGGGCCTGATCGCGGCACCGATCGCCGGCGTCGGTGTGGGGGCGCTGCTGGCGTTCTTCTCGATCCGCTACCAGGTCAACCAGATCATCGTCGGTGTCGTGCTGAACGTGCTGGTCGTCGGTCTGACGAGCTTCCTGTTCTCCACGGTGCTCGCGGACAACCCGAACCTCAACGGGCGCCTCGGCCTGCCGGTGCTGCCGATCCCGCTGCTGTCGGAGATCCCCGTGCTGGGACCGGTGCTGTTCCGGCAGAACGTGCTCGTCTACCTGATGTACGCGATCGTGATCGTGCTCCAGGTGATGATCTTCCGCAGCCGCTGGGGCCTGCGGCTGCGCGCCGTGGGGGAGCACCCGAAGGCGGCCGACACCGTCGGCATCGACGTCAACCGCACCCGCTGGCGCAACACCCTGCTCGGTGGCGCCGTCGCCGGCCTCGGTGGTGCGTTCTTCACGGTGGCCTCCGGCCTCGCGTTCGGCAAGGACATGACGGCGGGCAACGGCTTCATCGCGCTGGCCGCCATGATCCTCGGACGCTGGAGCCCGAAGGGCGCCGTCGTCGCCGCGCTGCTGTTCGGCCTCTCGAAGCAGCTCGGCCTCTTCATCCAGCAGCTCCAGGTGCCCATCCCGCCGCAGTTCCTGCTGATGCTGCCCTACGTCGTCACGATCCTCGCCGTCGCCGGTTTCGCCGGCCGGGTGCGCGCACCCGCGGCCGAGGGCGTGCCCTACGTGAAGTGA
- a CDS encoding ABC transporter ATP-binding protein, whose amino-acid sequence MRLELRGITKRFGSFTANDRIDMVVEPGEIHAILGENGAGKSTLMNTLYGLYTPEEGEIVVDGEPTVFEGPGDAMRAGIGMVHQHFMLVPVFTVAENVVLGQEPVGKGLIDLKRAREIVRETSRMLGFEIDPDALVEDLPVGVQQRVEIVKALSRNAQLLILDEPTAVLTPQETDELIEIMGRLRDAGTSILFITHKLREIRAVADTITIIRLGKVVGTASPQATETELASLMVGRSVSLGVARSEATPGEAVLEVAGLTVRDSHGVPVVDDVTLTVASGEILAVAGVQGNGQTELAEAILGLQKPAAGSILLHGTPLEGKGVRERLDAGLAYVPEDRSTDGVVGEFSIVENLVLDRTGAAPVSRGGALDMRYLRRNATERVAEFDVRTTSVDRAVGTLSGGNQQKVVLARELSRPLSLLVASQPTRGVDVGSIEFLHDRIVSERDKGAAVVIVSTELDEVLALGDRIAVMCGGQLVGIVPGGESRDVLGLMMTGIGPEEARERAAEHHTVLGEADLEAEAAVVDDGVTDAPASDARQEKR is encoded by the coding sequence ATGCGGCTCGAGCTGCGAGGCATCACGAAGCGATTCGGCTCGTTCACGGCGAACGACCGCATCGACATGGTCGTCGAGCCGGGGGAGATCCACGCGATCCTCGGTGAGAACGGCGCAGGCAAGAGCACGCTGATGAACACGCTCTACGGCCTGTACACGCCCGAGGAGGGCGAGATCGTCGTCGACGGCGAACCCACCGTGTTCGAGGGTCCCGGCGACGCCATGCGCGCGGGCATCGGCATGGTCCACCAGCACTTCATGCTCGTGCCCGTCTTCACGGTGGCCGAGAACGTCGTCCTCGGTCAGGAGCCGGTCGGCAAGGGCCTGATCGACCTGAAGCGGGCCAGGGAGATCGTCCGCGAGACCTCGCGGATGCTCGGCTTCGAGATCGACCCGGACGCGCTCGTGGAGGACCTCCCGGTCGGCGTCCAGCAGCGCGTCGAGATCGTCAAGGCGCTCTCGCGCAACGCCCAGCTCCTCATCCTCGACGAGCCCACCGCCGTGCTCACGCCGCAGGAGACCGACGAGCTGATCGAGATCATGGGCCGCCTGCGCGACGCGGGCACCTCGATCCTGTTCATCACGCACAAGCTGCGCGAGATCCGCGCCGTCGCCGACACCATCACGATCATCCGACTCGGCAAGGTCGTCGGCACCGCCTCGCCGCAGGCCACCGAGACCGAGCTCGCCTCGCTCATGGTCGGGCGCAGCGTGAGCCTCGGCGTCGCCCGGTCCGAGGCGACGCCCGGTGAGGCCGTGCTCGAGGTCGCGGGGCTGACGGTGCGCGACTCCCACGGCGTGCCCGTGGTCGACGACGTCACGCTCACCGTCGCCTCGGGCGAGATCCTCGCCGTCGCCGGGGTGCAGGGCAACGGCCAGACGGAGCTCGCCGAGGCGATCCTCGGGCTGCAGAAGCCCGCGGCCGGCTCGATCCTGCTGCACGGCACGCCGCTGGAGGGCAAGGGGGTGCGCGAGCGGCTCGACGCCGGGCTCGCCTACGTCCCCGAGGACCGCTCGACCGACGGCGTGGTCGGCGAGTTCAGCATCGTGGAGAACCTCGTGCTCGACCGCACGGGGGCCGCGCCCGTCTCGCGCGGCGGCGCGCTCGACATGCGCTACCTGCGCCGCAACGCCACCGAGCGGGTGGCGGAGTTCGACGTCCGCACGACGTCGGTGGACCGCGCCGTCGGCACGCTGTCGGGCGGCAACCAGCAGAAGGTCGTGCTCGCGCGCGAGCTCTCGCGCCCCCTGTCGCTCCTGGTCGCGTCGCAGCCGACGCGCGGCGTCGACGTCGGCTCGATCGAGTTCCTGCACGACCGCATCGTCTCCGAGCGGGACAAGGGCGCCGCCGTCGTCATCGTGTCGACCGAGCTCGACGAGGTGCTCGCGCTCGGCGACCGCATCGCCGTCATGTGCGGCGGTCAGCTCGTCGGCATCGTGCCCGGCGGTGAGAGCCGCGACGTGCTGGGGCTGATGATGACCGGAATCGGACCGGAGGAGGCGCGGGAGCGCGCGGCCGAGCACCACACCGTGCTGGGCGAGGCCGACCTCGAGGCCGAGGCAGCGGTGGTCGACGACGGCGTGACCGACGCACCAGCGTCCGACGCGAGGCAGGAGAAGCGATGA
- a CDS encoding BMP family lipoprotein, whose amino-acid sequence MKKSIIAVAGAAAVALTLAACGTPTDEPTSGESGSASEGTSETSEPAENADFKACMVSDQGGYDDQSFNQSGKEGMDMAADELGIETTEIESTSDADYGPNIDSLITDGCSYIIGVGFLLEPAISSAAEANPDIMFGLIDAAPAEEMDNVKPLLFNTAEAAFLAGYVAAGTSESGTVGTFGGLPIPSVQIFMDGFADGVEKYNEDMGASVRLLGWDKEAQTGSFTGDFENQANGTTTAQGFLDQGADVVMPVAGPVGLGAATAVQGGGGTLVWVDSDGFNSTDFGDIIVTSVMKEIGQAVFDSVSEAAAGDFSAEPYVGTLENGGVGIAPYHDFDATVPQELKDMVEDYTAQIVAGDLVIESVNAP is encoded by the coding sequence GTGAAGAAGTCGATCATCGCGGTGGCCGGAGCCGCTGCCGTGGCGCTCACGCTGGCCGCCTGCGGGACCCCGACCGACGAGCCGACGTCGGGCGAGTCCGGCAGCGCGTCGGAGGGCACCTCGGAGACGTCCGAGCCCGCCGAGAACGCGGACTTCAAGGCCTGCATGGTCTCCGACCAGGGTGGTTACGACGACCAGTCGTTCAACCAGTCCGGCAAGGAGGGCATGGACATGGCCGCCGACGAGCTCGGCATCGAGACCACCGAGATCGAGTCCACCTCGGACGCCGACTACGGGCCGAACATCGACAGCCTCATCACCGACGGCTGCAGCTACATCATCGGCGTCGGCTTCCTGCTCGAGCCGGCCATCTCCTCGGCCGCCGAGGCCAACCCCGACATCATGTTCGGCCTGATCGACGCCGCTCCCGCCGAGGAGATGGACAACGTCAAGCCGCTGCTGTTCAACACGGCCGAGGCCGCGTTCCTGGCCGGCTACGTCGCCGCGGGCACGAGCGAGTCCGGCACCGTCGGCACCTTCGGCGGCCTGCCGATCCCGTCCGTGCAGATCTTCATGGACGGCTTCGCCGACGGCGTCGAGAAGTACAACGAGGACATGGGCGCCTCGGTGCGTCTCCTCGGCTGGGACAAGGAGGCCCAGACGGGTTCCTTCACCGGTGACTTCGAGAACCAGGCCAACGGCACCACGACGGCGCAGGGCTTCCTCGACCAGGGCGCCGACGTCGTCATGCCCGTCGCCGGCCCGGTCGGCCTCGGTGCCGCCACCGCGGTGCAGGGTGGCGGCGGCACGCTGGTGTGGGTGGACTCCGACGGGTTCAACTCGACCGACTTCGGCGACATCATCGTCACCTCGGTGATGAAGGAGATCGGCCAGGCCGTGTTCGACTCCGTCTCCGAGGCCGCTGCCGGCGACTTCAGCGCCGAGCCGTACGTCGGCACGCTGGAGAACGGTGGCGTCGGTATCGCGCCGTACCACGACTTCGACGCCACGGTCCCGCAGGAGCTGAAGGACATGGTGGAGGACTACACCGCGCAGATCGTCGCCGGTGACCTGGTGATCGAGAGCGTCAACGCCCCGTGA
- a CDS encoding ABC transporter permease — protein sequence MSTPKEPLGPTPAQDPLEPVEPASAADAEVTADAGRPTPPESFGRRYVREVMATSWVLTLLAIVLAVLLGGVLIVVTDPAVQEAAGYFFARPSSTFAAAWEAASQAYLALFQGAVYDAQAANFTRAIRPITETLTIATPLILAGLSVGLAFRAGLFNIGGQGQVILGAVLAAWIGFGLDLPPVIHLLLALVGGAVGGAFWAAIAGVLKARTGAHEVIVTIMLNNVAAYLVLWVVTTQLFASRTPGVSKPVGDNSRLPGLLPDPFRLHLGFVLALVLALGVWWLMERSTLGFKLRAVGSNARAARTAGISVGAMTVLAMAIAGGLAGLAGASQVLGTEGFLTASVAGSIGFDAITVALLGRSKPLGTVLAGILFGALAAGGRLMQTRTGTPLDLVLVLQSFIVLFIAAPPLVRTIWRLPKPGERTRRPRRRDRVVTAGAQA from the coding sequence ATGAGCACGCCGAAGGAACCACTCGGCCCGACCCCGGCGCAGGACCCGCTCGAGCCGGTCGAGCCCGCCTCGGCCGCCGACGCGGAGGTGACCGCAGACGCCGGGCGTCCCACGCCGCCCGAGAGCTTCGGTCGCCGCTACGTGCGCGAGGTCATGGCGACCTCGTGGGTGCTGACGTTGCTCGCGATCGTGCTGGCCGTCCTGCTCGGCGGTGTCCTCATCGTCGTCACCGACCCCGCTGTCCAGGAGGCCGCCGGCTACTTCTTCGCGCGGCCGAGCAGCACCTTCGCCGCCGCGTGGGAGGCCGCCTCGCAGGCCTACCTCGCGCTCTTCCAGGGCGCGGTCTACGACGCCCAGGCCGCGAACTTCACGCGCGCGATCCGCCCGATCACCGAGACCCTGACGATCGCGACGCCGCTGATCCTCGCCGGGCTCTCGGTCGGGCTCGCCTTCCGCGCCGGGCTGTTCAACATCGGTGGTCAGGGCCAGGTCATCCTCGGGGCCGTGCTGGCCGCCTGGATCGGGTTCGGGCTCGACCTGCCGCCCGTCATCCACCTGCTGCTGGCGCTGGTCGGCGGCGCCGTCGGCGGGGCGTTCTGGGCCGCGATCGCCGGTGTGCTCAAGGCCCGCACCGGCGCGCACGAGGTGATCGTCACGATCATGCTCAACAACGTCGCCGCCTACCTCGTGCTCTGGGTCGTCACGACGCAGCTCTTCGCGAGCCGCACCCCCGGCGTCTCCAAGCCGGTGGGCGACAACTCGCGCCTGCCCGGGCTGCTGCCCGACCCGTTCCGCCTCCACCTCGGCTTCGTGCTGGCCCTCGTGCTCGCGCTCGGCGTGTGGTGGCTGATGGAGCGCTCGACGCTCGGCTTCAAGCTCCGCGCGGTGGGATCCAACGCGCGGGCCGCCCGGACGGCCGGCATCTCCGTCGGCGCGATGACCGTGCTGGCCATGGCGATCGCGGGTGGCCTCGCCGGCCTCGCCGGTGCGAGCCAGGTGCTCGGCACGGAGGGCTTCCTGACGGCGTCCGTGGCCGGGTCGATCGGCTTCGACGCGATCACCGTGGCGCTGCTGGGACGCAGCAAGCCGCTCGGCACGGTGCTGGCCGGCATCCTGTTCGGCGCCCTCGCCGCCGGCGGCCGCCTCATGCAGACCCGCACCGGGACCCCGCTCGACCTCGTCCTGGTGCTCCAGTCCTTCATCGTGCTGTTCATCGCGGCCCCGCCGCTGGTCCGCACCATCTGGCGCCTGCCGAAACCGGGTGAGCGCACCCGTCGGCCGCGGCGCCGCGACCGAGTCGTCACGGCAGGAGCGCAGGCATGA
- a CDS encoding thymidine phosphorylase, with the protein MTENFDAVDVIRTKRDGGTLSAGQIDWVIDAYVRGVVAEEQMSALAMAILLRGMDRAEISRWTAAMIASGERMDFSSLRHPTVDKHSTGGVGDKITLPLAPLVAVFDVAVPQLSGRGLGHTGGTLDKLEAIPGWQAAMTNEAMMAQLDDVGAVICQAGSGLAPADRRLYALRDVTGTVEAIPLIASSIMSKKIAEGTAALVLDVKVGSGAFMKDAAQARELARTMVALGHDAGVDTRALLTDMSTPLGLTAGNAIEVAESVEVLAGGGPADVVDLTIALAREMLDAAGRPDADPAAALADGRAMDVWKRMIRAQGGDPDAAMPVAKESEQVLAPADGVLVGLDALAVGVAAWRLGAGRARREDVVQAGAGVVMHAKPGAVVRAGEPLMTLLTDTPERFVRAREALADAVVIAPEGSRPASADGVVLERITAHD; encoded by the coding sequence GTGACCGAGAACTTCGACGCCGTCGACGTCATCCGCACCAAGCGCGACGGCGGCACGCTGTCCGCGGGCCAGATCGACTGGGTGATCGACGCCTACGTGCGCGGCGTCGTCGCCGAGGAGCAGATGTCCGCCCTCGCGATGGCGATCCTGCTGCGCGGCATGGACCGCGCCGAGATCTCCCGCTGGACCGCGGCGATGATCGCGAGCGGCGAGCGGATGGACTTCTCGTCGCTGCGTCACCCGACGGTGGACAAGCACTCCACGGGCGGCGTCGGGGACAAGATCACGCTGCCGCTCGCGCCGCTGGTCGCGGTGTTCGACGTCGCCGTCCCGCAGCTGTCGGGGCGCGGTCTCGGCCACACCGGAGGCACGCTGGACAAGCTCGAGGCGATCCCCGGCTGGCAGGCGGCCATGACCAACGAGGCGATGATGGCGCAGCTCGACGACGTCGGCGCCGTCATCTGCCAGGCCGGGTCGGGCCTGGCGCCGGCCGACCGTCGGTTGTACGCGCTGCGCGACGTCACGGGCACGGTCGAGGCCATCCCGCTCATCGCCTCCTCGATCATGAGCAAGAAGATCGCCGAGGGCACCGCCGCGCTCGTGCTCGACGTGAAGGTCGGCTCCGGCGCTTTCATGAAGGACGCGGCGCAGGCGCGCGAGCTCGCGCGCACCATGGTCGCGCTCGGGCACGACGCCGGGGTGGACACGCGCGCCCTGCTGACCGACATGTCGACGCCGCTGGGCCTGACGGCGGGCAACGCGATCGAGGTCGCCGAGAGCGTCGAGGTGCTGGCGGGCGGCGGGCCGGCCGACGTCGTCGACCTCACGATCGCCCTCGCGCGGGAGATGCTCGACGCCGCGGGACGGCCCGACGCCGACCCCGCGGCCGCGCTGGCGGACGGCCGGGCGATGGACGTCTGGAAGCGCATGATCCGCGCGCAGGGCGGCGATCCCGACGCCGCGATGCCGGTGGCGAAGGAGTCCGAGCAGGTGCTCGCGCCGGCCGACGGCGTGCTCGTCGGACTGGACGCGCTCGCCGTCGGCGTCGCCGCCTGGCGTCTCGGCGCCGGCCGCGCGCGGCGCGAGGACGTCGTGCAGGCGGGCGCCGGCGTCGTGATGCACGCGAAGCCGGGTGCGGTCGTGCGAGCGGGCGAGCCGCTGATGACGCTCCTGACCGACACGCCCGAGCGGTTCGTGCGAGCCCGCGAGGCGCTGGCCGACGCCGTCGTGATCGCGCCGGAGGGGTCGCGGCCCGCCTCGGCCGACGGCGTGGTGCTGGAGCGCATCACCGCCCACGACTGA